GGAATCAGGTCGCCGTAAATGCGTGTCGCTTCATCGGCGAACCACGCGACGTACGATGCGCCATAGCCGACTTCACCGCGCGCTTCGGCGAGCGGTTTGCCCTGTTCGAGCGAGATCAGCGCGGCAAGCGCGTCCTGATGTTCGACGATCAGCGCGTGCCAGCGATGCAGCACCGCAGCGCGCTCTTTCGGCAGACGTGCACGCCATTGCGGCAGGGCGCGGGCGGCGGCATTGGTGGCGGCGCGCGCGTCGGCGGCGCCGCTATCGGCCACCTCGACGATCGGCTTGCCGGTCGCGGGATTGGTGACCGGGAAGCGTCGGCCGCTTTGCGCGGGCAACCATTGGCCGCCGATGAAATTGTCCGCGCGCATCAACGCGGTGGCTTGCTCTTCGAGTGTCATGATCGACTCCACTTTCAATCGCGATATCGATCGATGTCCGCTGCGCCGGCGCGCTTCGCGAGTTGCGCGGCGACTGCCATGCCGACTTCGCGCGTCGAGGCCTTGCCGCCGAGATCACCCGTATGCGGGCCTTCTTTGAGCACCTGCACGATGGCTTCCAGCATCGCATCGTGCGCGACGCGCTCGGCGCCTTCGCCGTTGCCGAGGAAATCGAGCATCATCGCCGCCGACCAGATCATCGCGACCGGATTGGCAATACCCTTGCCGGCGATATCGGGCGCGGATCCATGGACCGGTTCGAACAGCGAAGGGAAGCGGCGCTCCGGATTCAGGTTGCCCGACGGCGCAATGCCGATCGTGCCCGTGCAGGCAGGGCCGAGATCCGACAGGATGTCGCCGAACAGATTGGACGCGACGACCACATCGAAGCGATCGGGGTTCAACACGAAGCGCGCACACAGGATGTCGATATGCTGCTTGTCCCACACGACATCGGGATAGTGCGCGGCCATCTCGGCGGCGCGCGCATCCCACCACGGCATGCTGATCGAAATGCCATTGCTCTTGGTTGCGACCGTGATCTTCTTCTGACGGCGCGCGGCCAGATCGAACGCGAATTTCAGTGCGCGCTCGGTGCCGCGGCGCGAGAAAATCGCTTGCTGCATGACGATTTCGCGTTCCGTGCCTTCGTACATCGTGCCGCCCACCGACGAATATTCGCCTTCGGTATTCTCGCGCACGATCATGAAATCGATGTCGCCGGGTTTGCGGCCCGCGAGCGGCGAGGGCACGCCGTCGAACAGACGGGCAGGGCGCAGATTGATGTACTGGTCGAACTCGCGGCGGAACTTGAGCAGCGAGCCCCAAAGGGAAACGTGGTCGGGTACCTTGTCGGGCCAGCCCACTGCGCCGAACAGAATCGCGTCGCAGCCTTCGAGTTGCGCCTTCCAGTCGTCGGGCATCATCTGGCCGTGTTGCGCGTAGTAGTCGCAGCTGGCCCATTCGATGTGCCGATAGTGGATCTCGATGCCGAATCGCTGGCAGGCCGCATCGAGTACGCGCAGGCCTTCCGGCATCACTTCCACGCCAATGCCGTCGCCGGGAATGACAGCGATGCGATAACTGCGAGTCATAGCGAGTTTCTCCTCATTGAGCATGCCTGCATGGCACGCGCTAAACGACGAGACTCATTCTATGTGGGTGTTCACCGCATAAAAATCTGCATTTGACCCGCTGACACAGCATGCATTCTGAAAAACGCACACGAACAGAATGCGGAGGCCATCTGCGTGTCGTGAGCGAAATGAA
The nucleotide sequence above comes from Paraburkholderia sp. SOS3. Encoded proteins:
- a CDS encoding tartrate dehydrogenase — its product is MTRSYRIAVIPGDGIGVEVMPEGLRVLDAACQRFGIEIHYRHIEWASCDYYAQHGQMMPDDWKAQLEGCDAILFGAVGWPDKVPDHVSLWGSLLKFRREFDQYINLRPARLFDGVPSPLAGRKPGDIDFMIVRENTEGEYSSVGGTMYEGTEREIVMQQAIFSRRGTERALKFAFDLAARRQKKITVATKSNGISISMPWWDARAAEMAAHYPDVVWDKQHIDILCARFVLNPDRFDVVVASNLFGDILSDLGPACTGTIGIAPSGNLNPERRFPSLFEPVHGSAPDIAGKGIANPVAMIWSAAMMLDFLGNGEGAERVAHDAMLEAIVQVLKEGPHTGDLGGKASTREVGMAVAAQLAKRAGAADIDRYRD